One Shewanella sp. MR-4 DNA window includes the following coding sequences:
- a CDS encoding fumarate reductase cytochrome b subunit, translating into MTSVTRVHTSVKTQGIGHPWSAKADRLQSATGIMLGCFLLLHMHFESSILLGKEAFYHVVQLLEGGMFSSTGHGFPIVTKVFSVFMLLVVILHAAVALRRFPAQLGQWRALRSHLGGIKHRDTHAWFWQLITGFILFFLVPVHLFTMILNPEIGPHLSAERVYHDNAWLLYALLLPAVVIHAMIGLYRVAVKWGITTQRSGLRKLAKVLIIYLLCLGGASLVSYMFIGSELSVPVQPYVPH; encoded by the coding sequence ATGACAAGCGTAACGCGCGTTCACACTAGCGTGAAAACACAGGGGATAGGTCACCCTTGGTCGGCTAAGGCCGATAGATTACAGAGCGCGACTGGTATTATGCTGGGCTGCTTTCTGTTGTTACATATGCATTTCGAGTCGAGCATTCTGCTGGGTAAAGAGGCCTTTTACCATGTGGTGCAGTTGCTCGAAGGCGGTATGTTTAGCAGTACAGGCCATGGCTTTCCGATTGTCACTAAAGTCTTCTCTGTGTTTATGCTGCTCGTGGTGATTTTACATGCAGCCGTTGCTCTTAGGCGGTTTCCGGCGCAGCTTGGGCAGTGGCGAGCGTTGCGATCACATTTAGGTGGCATTAAACATCGCGATACCCATGCTTGGTTTTGGCAGTTGATCACGGGTTTTATTCTGTTTTTCTTGGTGCCTGTCCACCTCTTTACCATGATCTTAAATCCTGAAATTGGTCCACATTTATCGGCCGAGCGTGTCTATCACGATAATGCTTGGTTGCTCTACGCTCTGTTGCTGCCCGCAGTCGTCATCCACGCCATGATTGGTTTATACCGAGTGGCGGTTAAATGGGGCATCACGACCCAGCGCTCTGGCTTACGTAAGCTTGCTAAGGTATTGATTATCTATTTGTTATGCCTAGGTGGTGCGAGCTTAGTCTCCTATATGTTTATCGGTAGTGAGCTAAGTGTGCCGGTGCAGCCTTACGTGCCCCATTGA
- a CDS encoding fumarate reductase iron-sulfur subunit, with the protein MSQGRQLTFNIFRYDPQEPNDKPKMVRYQLTETPGMTVFIALNKLREEQDTSLQFDFVCRAGICGSCAMVINGFPTLACRTLTAKYPKGEITLMPLPGFELIGDLSVNTGKFMRELAERLKLWLHPKANDISIHRLEEPMAPEEAARLYELERCVECGVCVSACATKQMRETFVGAVGMMKIARFELDSRDARTAEDFYHVIGNQDGVFGCMTLLGCQDNCPKDLPHMQQIAYLRRKMAMTLV; encoded by the coding sequence ATGAGCCAAGGTCGCCAGCTAACCTTTAATATTTTTCGTTATGATCCGCAGGAGCCAAACGATAAGCCGAAGATGGTGCGTTATCAGCTCACCGAAACGCCGGGAATGACGGTATTTATCGCACTCAATAAACTTAGAGAAGAGCAAGATACGTCGTTGCAGTTTGACTTTGTCTGTCGTGCGGGGATCTGCGGTAGTTGCGCCATGGTGATCAATGGTTTCCCTACTTTGGCTTGCCGTACTTTAACCGCCAAATATCCTAAGGGCGAGATCACCCTGATGCCACTGCCAGGCTTTGAATTGATTGGTGATTTATCAGTTAACACGGGTAAGTTTATGCGTGAACTCGCCGAGCGATTAAAGCTGTGGTTACACCCTAAGGCGAATGATATCAGCATCCACCGCCTCGAAGAACCGATGGCGCCTGAGGAAGCGGCGCGTCTCTATGAATTAGAGCGCTGCGTCGAGTGTGGGGTTTGTGTGTCAGCCTGTGCGACTAAGCAAATGCGTGAAACCTTTGTCGGCGCAGTAGGGATGATGAAAATCGCCCGCTTTGAACTCGATAGCCGCGATGCACGCACGGCTGAAGACTTTTACCATGTGATTGGTAATCAGGATGGCGTGTTTGGTTGCATGACCTTGCTCGGCTGCCAAGACAACTGTCCGAAGGATTTACCCCATATGCAGCAGATTGCCTATCTGCGCCGTAAAATGGCGATGACCTTGGTTTAA
- a CDS encoding LysR family transcriptional regulator, which yields MLLNDLALFVRVADCGSISAAAAEMELSAASASAAIKRLEKQLDTSLFVRTTRSLRLTAQGERYLIHCRRALSDLALGEQAIASDKGKISGTLSLSVSSDFGRNLFVPWLDDFLLDFPQLQVRLHLGDNISSFYHDKIDVAVRYGKPQDSNQVAFPICSVDRVLCASPEYLAKFGKPETLEQLTQHNCLFYKLDDRTHDQWQFERDGQEFKIRVTGNRSANDAEIARRWAVAGKGLVFKSSLDLAEDIMAGRLVPLLPEYRGEAVNLYLVCPGREHVTPVVLLLREMLRQQTQTLSRALVVYLKS from the coding sequence ATGCTGCTGAATGATCTCGCACTATTTGTTCGCGTTGCCGATTGCGGCAGTATTTCTGCAGCGGCTGCCGAGATGGAGCTTTCTGCGGCTTCGGCCAGTGCAGCGATTAAACGCCTAGAAAAACAGCTTGATACTAGTTTATTTGTGCGCACGACCCGTAGCCTTAGGTTAACCGCCCAAGGTGAGCGTTATCTAATCCATTGCCGCCGTGCCTTAAGTGATCTCGCCCTCGGAGAGCAGGCGATCGCCAGCGATAAAGGCAAGATATCTGGCACCTTGAGCCTATCGGTTTCATCCGACTTTGGGCGCAACTTATTTGTCCCTTGGCTCGATGACTTCCTGTTAGATTTTCCGCAGCTACAAGTACGTTTGCATTTAGGCGATAACATCAGCAGCTTTTACCACGACAAAATCGATGTCGCGGTGCGTTACGGTAAGCCGCAGGATTCAAATCAGGTCGCCTTCCCGATTTGTTCTGTTGATAGGGTGTTATGTGCTTCGCCTGAATATCTAGCAAAGTTTGGCAAACCCGAAACCTTAGAGCAGCTAACTCAACACAATTGCTTGTTTTATAAGTTAGATGATAGAACCCATGACCAATGGCAATTTGAACGGGATGGGCAAGAATTTAAAATCCGCGTCACGGGGAATCGTAGTGCGAACGATGCGGAAATTGCACGCCGCTGGGCAGTTGCAGGGAAGGGCTTAGTATTTAAATCGAGCCTAGATCTGGCTGAAGATATTATGGCGGGGCGCCTTGTGCCCTTGCTGCCTGAATATCGAGGAGAGGCGGTTAATCTATACTTAGTGTGCCCTGGGCGTGAGCATGTCACACCCGTCGTGCTATTGCTGCGCGAAATGCTTAGACAACAGACCCAAACTTTAAGCCGTGCCTTGGTGGTGTATTTAAAATCTTAA
- a CDS encoding zinc-binding alcohol dehydrogenase family protein — protein MKAIGYQTAGTIDAPNALQNITLPEPTPQGFDLLVEVKAISVNPVDTKIRISSSAPAGEYKILGWDAVGVVKAVGDKVSLFKVGDEVWYAGDISRSGSYAEYQLVDERVVGHKPQTLNNAQAAALPLTSITAWELLFDRLGLPQDGSATNARILIIGAAGGVGSIITQLAVKLTGAEVIGTASRPESAAWVKKLGANQVINHQQPLSQELAKLDIADVTHVISLTQTDKHFDEIVKVLRPQGKLALIDDPVGPLDVMKLKRKSLSLHWELMFTRSLYQTEDMIAQHHLLNRIAELIDAGTLQSTFGEHYGTINAQNLLKAHTQIESGKAIGKIVLEGFSQ, from the coding sequence ATGAAAGCCATAGGTTATCAAACCGCGGGAACCATCGATGCACCCAATGCATTACAGAACATCACCTTACCCGAACCAACACCACAAGGTTTTGACCTGTTAGTTGAGGTGAAAGCCATATCCGTTAACCCCGTCGATACCAAAATCCGCATATCAAGCTCAGCTCCAGCAGGGGAATATAAAATCCTCGGTTGGGATGCGGTCGGTGTCGTTAAAGCCGTAGGGGATAAAGTTAGCCTGTTTAAGGTGGGCGATGAAGTCTGGTATGCCGGCGATATTAGCCGCAGCGGCAGCTATGCCGAATACCAGTTAGTGGATGAGCGCGTCGTTGGCCATAAACCTCAAACCTTAAACAATGCCCAGGCTGCCGCCCTGCCACTAACCAGTATCACGGCTTGGGAATTACTGTTTGACCGTTTAGGCTTACCTCAGGATGGCTCGGCCACGAATGCGCGGATTTTGATTATAGGTGCCGCAGGCGGCGTAGGTTCTATCATCACTCAGCTTGCGGTCAAACTGACAGGCGCCGAGGTGATTGGCACGGCATCACGCCCAGAATCTGCCGCTTGGGTGAAAAAGTTAGGCGCTAATCAGGTTATCAATCACCAACAGCCACTCTCGCAGGAACTGGCAAAGTTGGATATTGCCGATGTCACCCATGTGATTAGCCTGACCCAAACCGATAAACATTTTGACGAAATCGTAAAAGTCCTCAGACCGCAAGGCAAGCTGGCGCTGATTGACGATCCTGTCGGCCCCTTAGATGTAATGAAACTTAAGCGTAAAAGCCTGTCACTACATTGGGAACTTATGTTTACCCGCAGCCTGTATCAAACTGAAGACATGATTGCCCAGCATCACCTGCTGAATCGTATCGCCGAACTTATCGATGCAGGCACACTCCAAAGCACCTTTGGTGAACATTACGGCACCATCAATGCACAGAATTTGCTAAAAGCCCATACCCAAATAGAGTCGGGCAAAGCGATTGGGAAAATTGTGCTGGAAGGATTTAGCCAATGA
- the rho gene encoding transcription termination factor Rho yields MNLTELKDTPISDLVSLAENMKLENMARARKQDIIFSILKAHAKSGEDIFGGGVLEILQDGFGFLRSADGSYLAGPDDIYVSPSQIRRFNMRTGDTIFGKIRPPKEGERYFALLKVNEVNFDKPENSRNKILFENLTPLHAEERMRMERGNGSTEDITARILDLCSPIGKGQRGLIVAPPKAGKTLLLQNIAQSITYNNPEVVLMVLLIDERPEEVTEMQRLVQGEVIASTFDEPASRHVQVAEMVIEKAKRLVEHKKDVVILLDSITRLARAYNTVIPSSGKVLTGGVDANALHRPKRFFGAARNIENGGSLTIIATALVDTGSKMDEVIYEEFKGTGNQELHLSRKAAEKRVFPAIDFNRSGTRREEKLTTPDELQKMWILRKILNPMDEVSAMEFLIDKLAMTKTNEEFFTAMKRAKS; encoded by the coding sequence ATGAACTTAACTGAATTAAAAGACACGCCGATATCCGACCTAGTCTCGCTAGCCGAAAATATGAAACTCGAAAATATGGCCCGTGCTCGCAAGCAGGACATTATTTTCTCTATTCTTAAAGCCCACGCCAAAAGTGGCGAAGACATTTTCGGTGGCGGTGTATTAGAAATACTCCAAGACGGATTCGGTTTCTTACGTAGTGCAGATGGATCTTACTTAGCTGGCCCTGACGATATTTATGTATCACCAAGCCAAATTCGCCGCTTTAACATGCGAACGGGCGACACCATTTTTGGTAAGATTCGCCCACCGAAAGAAGGTGAACGTTATTTTGCCCTGCTAAAAGTTAACGAAGTTAACTTCGATAAACCCGAAAACTCTCGCAACAAAATCCTCTTTGAAAACTTAACCCCACTCCACGCAGAAGAACGTATGCGTATGGAGCGTGGTAATGGCTCTACTGAAGACATCACTGCCCGTATTCTGGATTTATGCTCTCCTATCGGTAAGGGCCAACGCGGTCTGATCGTCGCGCCACCAAAAGCGGGTAAAACCTTATTACTGCAAAACATTGCTCAGTCAATCACCTACAACAACCCTGAAGTCGTGTTGATGGTACTGCTGATCGATGAACGTCCTGAAGAAGTGACCGAGATGCAACGCCTAGTTCAAGGCGAAGTGATTGCATCAACCTTCGACGAACCAGCCAGCCGTCACGTACAAGTGGCTGAAATGGTAATTGAAAAAGCCAAGCGTTTAGTTGAGCACAAGAAAGACGTTGTGATCCTACTCGACTCTATCACTCGTTTGGCTCGCGCCTACAACACTGTTATCCCATCATCGGGCAAAGTGTTAACTGGTGGTGTGGACGCAAACGCCCTGCACCGTCCTAAGCGCTTCTTCGGTGCGGCTCGTAACATCGAAAATGGCGGCAGTTTAACTATTATTGCTACCGCACTGGTTGATACCGGCTCGAAAATGGACGAAGTGATTTACGAAGAGTTTAAAGGTACTGGTAACCAAGAACTGCATCTGTCACGCAAGGCCGCTGAAAAACGCGTATTCCCAGCGATTGACTTCAACCGCAGTGGTACTCGTCGCGAAGAAAAACTGACCACGCCTGATGAACTGCAAAAGATGTGGATCCTGCGTAAGATCTTAAATCCAATGGATGAAGTCAGCGCAATGGAATTCCTGATCGATAAGCTGGCGATGACTAAGACCAACGAAGAGTTCTTCACCGCAATGAAACGCGCTAAGTCTTAA
- the prmA gene encoding 50S ribosomal protein L11 methyltransferase: MPWIQLRINTNSDDAETISDLLMEEGAVSITFEDGKDTPIFEPKLGETPLWQDTVVVALFEADTDLAPTIEMLKTLPFLGEHFSHKIEQIEDKDWVREWMDNYHPIQFGKRLWICPSWREVPDPSAVNVILDPGLAFGTGTHPTTALCLEWLDSLDLSNEEVIDFGCGSGILAVAALKLGAKKVTGIDIDYQAIEASKANAERNDVADQLALYLPEDQPADLKADVLVANILAGPLRELAPLIAERVKSGGKLALSGLLKEQAQEISDFYSQWFDMDEAAHKEDWSRLTGKRK, encoded by the coding sequence ATGCCTTGGATCCAACTTCGCATTAACACTAACAGTGACGATGCTGAAACCATCAGCGACTTACTTATGGAAGAAGGCGCCGTTTCTATTACCTTTGAAGATGGTAAAGACACCCCGATTTTTGAGCCTAAACTGGGCGAAACCCCTCTGTGGCAAGATACCGTAGTAGTTGCCCTGTTCGAGGCGGACACGGATCTCGCACCGACTATCGAGATGCTGAAAACCCTGCCGTTTTTAGGCGAGCACTTCAGCCACAAAATCGAGCAAATTGAAGATAAAGACTGGGTTCGCGAGTGGATGGATAACTACCACCCAATCCAATTCGGTAAACGCCTATGGATTTGCCCAAGCTGGCGTGAAGTTCCCGATCCGAGCGCAGTGAACGTGATCTTAGATCCGGGCCTGGCCTTCGGCACAGGCACTCACCCAACGACAGCACTGTGTTTAGAGTGGTTAGATAGCTTAGATCTCAGCAATGAAGAAGTGATCGACTTTGGCTGTGGCTCAGGCATTCTTGCCGTGGCGGCGCTGAAACTGGGCGCAAAAAAGGTCACAGGTATCGATATCGACTATCAAGCCATCGAAGCCTCTAAAGCCAATGCCGAGCGTAACGATGTTGCCGACCAATTAGCACTTTATCTGCCAGAAGATCAACCCGCCGATCTTAAGGCCGATGTGTTAGTTGCCAATATTCTCGCAGGCCCACTGCGTGAACTTGCCCCCCTTATCGCCGAGCGCGTCAAATCTGGCGGTAAATTAGCCCTCTCTGGACTGCTTAAAGAGCAAGCGCAAGAAATCTCTGACTTCTATAGCCAATGGTTTGATATGGACGAAGCCGCTCACAAAGAAGATTGGAGCCGCTTGACAGGTAAGCGCAAATAA
- the ric gene encoding iron-sulfur cluster repair di-iron protein, producing the protein MLSAHLSSENPVEAPSASITPWLERKVGELVAEDFRRAHVFSQFGIDFCCGGGRALVNACERAEANPEQVVAALEAVSHSGAKEDELNQLPLDQLIDYIERTHHQYVRAKAPLLLEYSEKMVRAHGEHYAEIIPFAGWVRALIEDLMPHLMKEENILFPAIRAMSQGEQVQGCFGHIGNPINAMQYEHEEAGQILQKLHELTNDFTPPEYACTTWRVCYATLVEFEADLHRHIHLENNILFPKALQLA; encoded by the coding sequence ATGTTATCTGCCCATCTCTCATCCGAAAACCCAGTTGAAGCACCGTCAGCCTCAATCACCCCATGGCTTGAACGCAAAGTGGGGGAATTGGTCGCAGAGGATTTTCGCCGCGCCCACGTGTTTAGCCAATTTGGTATCGATTTCTGCTGCGGGGGTGGTCGAGCACTCGTTAATGCCTGCGAGCGAGCAGAGGCCAATCCTGAGCAAGTCGTCGCCGCACTGGAGGCCGTTTCCCACTCGGGAGCTAAAGAAGATGAACTCAATCAATTGCCACTCGACCAGTTGATCGATTATATCGAGCGTACCCACCATCAATACGTTCGCGCTAAGGCGCCGTTATTGCTCGAATATTCAGAGAAAATGGTTCGCGCCCATGGTGAGCATTATGCCGAGATTATTCCCTTCGCTGGCTGGGTGCGCGCCTTAATTGAAGACTTAATGCCGCATTTGATGAAGGAAGAAAATATCCTCTTCCCGGCGATCCGCGCCATGAGCCAAGGTGAACAAGTGCAAGGTTGTTTTGGCCATATAGGCAACCCCATCAATGCGATGCAATACGAGCACGAAGAAGCTGGGCAAATTTTGCAAAAGCTACACGAGTTAACCAATGACTTTACGCCGCCGGAATACGCCTGCACCACATGGCGCGTTTGTTACGCGACTCTGGTCGAATTTGAGGCAGACTTGCACCGACACATCCATTTAGAGAACAACATTCTCTTCCCTAAGGCGCTACAACTCGCCTAG
- the dusB gene encoding tRNA dihydrouridine synthase DusB: MQIGPYQLKNQLIVAPMAGVTDQAFRNLCLRYGAALAVSEMLSSNPEVWDTDKSRQRMTHSGEEGIRSVQIAGADPELMAQAAQFNVEQGAHIIDINMGCPAKKVNKKLAGSALMQNPPLVKEILQAVVAAVEVPVTLKIRTGWEPEHRNGVQIAQIAEDCGIASLAVHGRTRQCMYRGDAEYDTIKAIKQNVSIPVVANGDIDSPEKARFVLDYTGVDALMIGRGAQGRPWIFREIQHYLDTGNKLAPIEVAEQRQVMLEHLTKLYDLYGEYKGIRFARKHIGWYLDQEDQRQFRADFNQLETAAEQYSLVEYYFDELVQN; the protein is encoded by the coding sequence ATGCAGATTGGACCCTATCAACTGAAGAATCAGCTGATCGTGGCACCAATGGCAGGTGTCACCGATCAAGCTTTCCGTAATCTCTGTCTTCGTTATGGCGCAGCCTTAGCGGTGTCGGAGATGCTTTCATCGAATCCTGAAGTTTGGGACACAGATAAGAGCCGCCAGCGTATGACGCATTCCGGCGAGGAAGGTATTCGCTCAGTGCAAATTGCAGGTGCAGATCCAGAGTTAATGGCGCAGGCCGCCCAGTTCAACGTCGAACAAGGTGCCCACATCATTGATATCAACATGGGATGCCCGGCAAAAAAAGTGAATAAAAAGCTGGCAGGTTCTGCCCTAATGCAAAATCCACCCTTAGTGAAAGAAATTTTACAAGCCGTGGTCGCTGCAGTAGAGGTGCCTGTCACGTTAAAGATTCGCACAGGCTGGGAGCCTGAACACAGGAACGGTGTTCAAATCGCCCAGATTGCAGAGGATTGTGGTATCGCCTCGCTCGCCGTTCACGGCCGCACGAGACAATGCATGTACAGAGGCGACGCCGAGTACGACACCATCAAAGCAATTAAACAGAATGTCTCGATTCCTGTTGTCGCGAATGGGGATATCGACAGTCCGGAGAAAGCCCGCTTCGTGCTGGACTATACCGGTGTCGATGCTCTGATGATAGGACGGGGTGCTCAAGGACGGCCTTGGATTTTCAGAGAAATCCAGCACTACTTGGATACGGGTAATAAGCTAGCGCCCATTGAGGTGGCTGAACAGCGTCAAGTGATGCTGGAACACCTCACCAAACTTTATGATTTGTATGGTGAATATAAGGGTATCCGCTTCGCCAGAAAGCATATTGGATGGTACCTAGACCAAGAGGATCAGCGCCAATTTCGGGCTGACTTTAATCAGCTGGAAACCGCTGCAGAACAGTATTCCCTGGTGGAATATTATTTTGATGAATTAGTACAGAATTAA
- a CDS encoding fumarate reductase cytochrome b subunit codes for MAIKLSIKKWSAWLDLSQSLSGVILAVFLWTHLVLVSSILLGGDAMNWVARTMELSFLSSDGHGYPWVVTCIAVGIAALALVHVIVALQKLPMSLRQQRALKQQMQVINHSDTRLWRWQAITGVVILLLLPVHLWLIGSAPETIGPQGSAERIWNQGVWMVYLPLLLTVELHAAIGIYRVALKWGAARDLNSRSRLRKIKTIVSIAFVTVGIASLLAFLPHAS; via the coding sequence ATGGCAATCAAACTAAGTATAAAAAAATGGAGTGCGTGGCTGGATTTAAGCCAGAGTTTGTCGGGTGTCATTCTGGCGGTGTTTTTGTGGACCCACTTAGTGCTGGTGTCGTCCATTTTATTGGGTGGCGATGCCATGAACTGGGTGGCTCGCACTATGGAGCTGAGTTTTCTCTCCAGTGATGGTCATGGCTATCCCTGGGTGGTGACTTGTATTGCCGTCGGTATTGCCGCCCTAGCATTGGTGCATGTGATTGTTGCACTGCAAAAGTTACCCATGAGTTTGCGCCAGCAAAGAGCGCTAAAACAACAGATGCAAGTGATTAATCACAGTGATACACGCCTCTGGCGTTGGCAGGCCATTACGGGCGTGGTGATCCTGTTATTGCTGCCAGTGCATCTATGGCTTATTGGCTCGGCGCCAGAAACCATAGGCCCGCAGGGCAGTGCAGAGCGGATTTGGAATCAAGGCGTGTGGATGGTGTATCTGCCACTATTGCTGACGGTGGAGTTACATGCGGCCATCGGGATTTACCGCGTAGCACTGAAGTGGGGTGCGGCGCGGGATCTCAATAGTCGCAGCCGTTTACGTAAGATTAAAACCATTGTGAGTATCGCGTTTGTCACTGTAGGGATTGCCTCCTTATTGGCATTTTTACCCCACGCGAGTTAG
- a CDS encoding fumarate reductase flavoprotein subunit translates to MKLIYTDSLVVGAGLAGLRVAIASKERGLDTLVLSLIPAKRSHSAAAQGGMQASLGNAVKGMGDDEDVHFQDTVKGSDWGCDQEVARMFAHCAPKAVRELANWGVPWTRVTAGPREVIVNAQKVTLQEAEEAHGLINARDFGGTKKWRTCYTADGTGHSLLYAMDNKAISLDIPVHERVEALAIIHDGQRCHGVIARCLITGELRAYVAKSTTIATGGYGRIYEVSTNAIICEGIGQALALETGVATLGNMEAVQFHPTAIVPVGILTTEGCRGDGGLLRDKDGYRFMPDYEPEKKELASRDVVSRRMTEHMRKGKGVDSPYGPHLWLDITLLGRKHIETNLREVQEICENFLGIDPAKDWIPVRPTQHYSMGGIRTKATGESPQLKGLFSVGEAACWDMHGFNRLGGNSLAETVVGGMIIGKYVADFCENNSLEIDTQLAEKFMRQVQTEIDTLVDGEGHESPFELKREMQRIMMDYVGIFRNGPELDKAVTELKVLLERSRKLGVKCKKRHANPELVEALRVKRMLKVALTVACGAAARTESRGAHAREDYPQRNDRDWLNRTLASWPDAEALAPVLSYEPLDVMKMELPPGYRGYGIDNAIVHPDTAKREQQIAEILAGLGDDADRYQRQTALMPFELPPSLQAKNERLSDTLQRPSANALGEKS, encoded by the coding sequence GTGAAACTGATTTATACCGATTCATTAGTGGTTGGTGCCGGATTGGCTGGCCTGAGGGTGGCCATTGCCTCTAAAGAGCGCGGGTTAGATACCTTAGTGCTTTCGCTTATTCCCGCCAAACGTTCTCACTCCGCTGCAGCGCAGGGGGGAATGCAGGCCAGTCTTGGCAATGCCGTCAAAGGCATGGGCGATGATGAAGACGTGCATTTTCAAGATACGGTGAAAGGATCGGACTGGGGCTGCGATCAAGAAGTCGCCAGAATGTTTGCCCATTGTGCACCTAAGGCGGTGCGTGAATTAGCCAACTGGGGCGTGCCTTGGACACGTGTGACTGCAGGCCCAAGGGAAGTGATTGTTAACGCCCAAAAAGTCACATTGCAGGAAGCCGAAGAAGCCCACGGTCTGATCAATGCTCGCGACTTTGGCGGCACTAAAAAGTGGCGCACCTGCTATACCGCCGACGGTACAGGTCACTCCTTACTCTATGCCATGGATAACAAAGCGATTTCGTTGGATATTCCTGTTCACGAGCGCGTTGAAGCACTGGCGATAATCCACGATGGTCAACGCTGTCACGGAGTGATTGCCCGCTGTTTAATCACGGGCGAGCTGCGTGCCTATGTGGCTAAATCGACCACGATCGCCACCGGTGGCTATGGCCGTATTTATGAAGTCTCAACCAATGCGATTATCTGCGAGGGTATAGGTCAGGCGCTGGCGCTCGAAACGGGGGTCGCGACCCTTGGCAACATGGAAGCGGTACAGTTCCACCCAACGGCAATTGTGCCCGTGGGGATTTTAACCACAGAAGGTTGCCGCGGTGATGGTGGCTTGCTGCGGGATAAAGACGGTTACCGTTTTATGCCGGACTATGAGCCAGAGAAGAAAGAACTGGCGTCGCGGGACGTGGTGTCTCGCCGCATGACCGAACATATGCGTAAAGGTAAGGGCGTCGATAGTCCCTATGGCCCACATTTATGGCTCGATATCACCCTGCTTGGGCGCAAGCATATCGAAACCAACCTGCGTGAAGTGCAGGAGATTTGCGAAAACTTCCTCGGTATCGATCCCGCGAAGGATTGGATCCCCGTTCGTCCAACTCAGCACTATTCCATGGGCGGGATCCGCACTAAGGCAACGGGCGAGAGTCCGCAGCTTAAGGGCTTATTCAGCGTGGGTGAGGCGGCCTGTTGGGATATGCATGGCTTTAACCGATTGGGCGGCAACTCGCTCGCCGAAACTGTGGTTGGCGGCATGATTATCGGCAAATATGTGGCTGATTTTTGTGAGAATAACAGTCTTGAAATCGACACTCAGCTTGCCGAAAAGTTTATGCGGCAGGTACAGACTGAAATTGACACCTTAGTCGATGGTGAAGGTCATGAAAGTCCCTTTGAACTTAAGCGCGAAATGCAGCGGATTATGATGGATTACGTGGGGATTTTCCGTAATGGCCCAGAACTCGATAAGGCGGTGACAGAGCTAAAGGTGCTGCTTGAACGCTCACGTAAGCTCGGAGTTAAGTGTAAGAAACGCCATGCCAATCCTGAGCTAGTAGAAGCACTAAGGGTAAAGCGGATGCTTAAGGTGGCGTTAACGGTGGCCTGTGGCGCAGCAGCGCGTACCGAGAGCCGTGGTGCCCACGCCCGTGAGGATTATCCGCAGCGTAATGACAGAGACTGGCTCAACCGTACTCTCGCAAGTTGGCCCGATGCCGAGGCGTTGGCCCCCGTTTTAAGCTACGAGCCGCTGGATGTGATGAAGATGGAGTTGCCGCCGGGATACCGGGGTTACGGTATCGATAATGCCATTGTTCACCCTGATACCGCTAAACGCGAGCAGCAAATTGCCGAGATTTTGGCCGGGCTGGGTGATGATGCTGACCGTTACCAGCGCCAAACGGCGCTGATGCCCTTCGAGCTGCCGCCTAGCCTGCAAGCAAAAAATGAACGTTTAAGTGATACCTTACAAAGACCATCTGCCAATGCGCTAGGAGAAAAATCATAA
- the fis gene encoding DNA-binding transcriptional regulator Fis, whose amino-acid sequence MFDQTTNTEVHQLTVGKIETANGTIKPQLLRDAVKRAVTNFFAQLDGQEAQEVYEMVLSEVEAPLLDIIMQHTRGNQTRAANMLGINRGTLRKKLKKYGMN is encoded by the coding sequence ATGTTTGATCAGACAACTAACACAGAAGTTCACCAGCTTACCGTTGGCAAAATCGAAACCGCAAACGGCACTATCAAGCCCCAGTTATTACGTGACGCTGTTAAGCGTGCCGTAACTAACTTCTTCGCACAGTTGGACGGTCAGGAAGCACAAGAAGTGTATGAAATGGTGCTAAGTGAAGTTGAAGCACCTCTGCTTGACATCATCATGCAACACACTCGCGGCAACCAAACCCGCGCAGCAAACATGCTAGGTATCAACCGTGGTACTCTGCGTAAAAAATTAAAGAAATACGGCATGAACTAA
- a CDS encoding putative quinol monooxygenase: MKITVFAQVQAHSGQSDALFRVLKQLVSDTRTEAGCIEYTLHNALDDANQFWVYEVWQSQAALDEHMASPHFNTFLAASEGLVKQVNIHKTYAC; the protein is encoded by the coding sequence ATGAAAATCACGGTTTTTGCGCAAGTCCAAGCACATTCGGGCCAAAGCGATGCGTTGTTTAGGGTGCTCAAACAGTTGGTGAGTGATACCCGCACTGAGGCAGGTTGCATAGAATACACACTGCATAATGCCTTAGATGATGCCAACCAATTTTGGGTGTATGAAGTGTGGCAATCCCAAGCTGCACTGGACGAACATATGGCAAGTCCGCACTTTAATACTTTTTTAGCGGCCTCAGAGGGATTGGTTAAGCAGGTTAATATTCATAAGACTTATGCCTGTTAA